In one Flammeovirga yaeyamensis genomic region, the following are encoded:
- a CDS encoding type II toxin-antitoxin system RelE family toxin, with the protein MSYSINFTKQAIKNLGKIKEPYYSKLKTAIINLSENPRPNACKKLKGRDAYRIEVVNYRIIYEIIDKELIIDVIDVGHRKDIYE; encoded by the coding sequence ATGAGTTATTCAATCAATTTCACCAAACAAGCTATCAAAAACCTAGGGAAAATTAAAGAACCTTATTATTCAAAACTGAAAACTGCTATTATCAACCTTTCTGAAAATCCTCGTCCTAATGCTTGTAAAAAATTGAAAGGTAGAGATGCTTACCGAATCGAAGTTGTTAATTACAGAATTATCTATGAGATAATTGATAAAGAATTAATTATTGATGTTATAGATGTTGGACATCGTAAAGATATTTATGAATAA
- a CDS encoding AAA family ATPase encodes MKKYPIGLSNFKEIIRENYHYIDKTLLIEEFIKSSAISISVLRPRRFGKTLNMSMLHAFFDIKKGEENKSLFNHLKIRKSEVWKHQGKYPVLYLSFKDVKEKTFEDAIKNIHQLILNWLKENEFLYDSDNLGRFDLQFLNDLIKSDCNSVTLSSFLKTISSILHKVYNQRVVILIDEYDSCIIKSWEAGYFDNMITFMRGFLSGGFKDNDYLYKGIITGILRVAKESIFSGLNNLEVNSVLDHDYADKFGLTEQEVKQLLEDGQIDVPFEDVKSWYNGYKIGIHSDIYNPWSILSFANKPNQGFRPYWVNTSANELIEELLTNANADLEKKLTGFIDGQVMECEVEETTIFQDLDAGNEKTVLGLLLFNGYLTTTFSKNIDGIAYHGLRIPNIEVKTVYRQMLQRLLSKSTVVSESTILTALLDQNTKDFEIALSEYLLHSFSFHDVQHSGSLPEKVYHAFILGLMAHLSSKFIVKSNPETGLGRADLLIYPKDSKDPRGWILEFKKLRPSSPPLPELAKDAIKQIHDSKYITTLKENNKTDIMLVGVAFDGKEVSCLTEFL; translated from the coding sequence ATGAAAAAATATCCAATTGGGCTATCAAATTTTAAAGAAATTATAAGAGAGAATTATCATTATATTGATAAGACGTTATTAATAGAAGAATTTATTAAAAGTAGTGCAATTTCTATCTCTGTTCTACGACCAAGAAGATTTGGAAAGACATTAAACATGTCTATGCTTCATGCATTTTTTGATATTAAAAAAGGAGAGGAAAACAAATCACTTTTTAATCACCTTAAGATTAGAAAATCGGAAGTATGGAAGCATCAAGGAAAGTATCCTGTTTTATACCTATCATTTAAAGATGTAAAAGAAAAAACATTTGAAGATGCGATTAAAAATATTCATCAGCTTATTTTAAATTGGTTAAAGGAAAATGAGTTCTTGTATGATTCTGATAATCTTGGACGTTTTGATTTACAATTTTTAAATGACCTTATAAAAAGTGATTGTAATAGTGTCACCTTAAGCAGTTTTTTAAAAACGATATCATCCATTCTTCATAAAGTTTATAATCAAAGAGTCGTCATTTTGATCGATGAATACGATTCTTGCATTATTAAATCTTGGGAAGCCGGTTACTTTGATAATATGATCACCTTCATGCGTGGTTTTTTATCTGGTGGATTTAAGGATAATGATTATCTATACAAAGGAATTATCACTGGCATCCTCAGAGTTGCTAAAGAAAGTATATTTTCAGGTTTGAATAATCTTGAAGTCAATTCTGTTCTTGATCATGATTATGCTGATAAATTTGGATTAACAGAACAGGAAGTGAAACAACTTTTAGAGGATGGTCAGATTGATGTTCCTTTTGAGGATGTGAAATCTTGGTACAATGGTTATAAAATTGGGATACATTCTGATATATATAACCCTTGGTCTATATTAAGCTTTGCGAATAAGCCCAACCAAGGTTTTAGACCCTATTGGGTAAATACTTCTGCTAATGAATTGATTGAAGAATTATTGACGAATGCGAATGCTGATTTAGAAAAAAAACTGACGGGTTTTATAGATGGTCAGGTGATGGAATGTGAGGTTGAAGAAACTACTATTTTTCAAGATCTTGATGCAGGAAATGAGAAGACAGTCTTAGGGTTACTTTTATTTAATGGATATTTAACAACAACTTTCTCAAAAAATATTGATGGTATAGCTTATCATGGTTTGAGAATACCGAATATAGAAGTGAAAACGGTTTACAGACAGATGCTTCAAAGGTTATTATCAAAATCTACAGTGGTAAGTGAAAGTACAATTCTTACTGCTTTACTAGATCAAAATACCAAAGATTTTGAAATAGCTTTATCAGAATATTTACTTCACTCTTTTAGTTTTCATGATGTACAACATAGTGGGTCTCTACCCGAAAAAGTTTATCATGCATTTATTTTAGGTTTAATGGCTCACCTTTCTTCCAAGTTTATAGTAAAATCTAATCCCGAAACAGGACTTGGGAGGGCAGATTTACTGATCTACCCTAAAGATAGTAAAGACCCAAGAGGTTGGATTCTGGAGTTCAAGAAATTAAGACCTAGTTCTCCACCATTGCCTGAATTAGCAAAGGATGCGATTAAACAAATCCACGATTCGAAATATATAACCACTCTAAAAGAAAACAACAAAACAGACATCATGCTTGTGGGAGTTGCTTTTGACGGAAAAGAGGTGAGTTGTTTGACTGAGTTTTTATAA
- a CDS encoding glycoside hydrolase family 36 protein, whose translation MKRNKILFVVLLSMLPIVSIFAQEEMQKFFRTSTVVYDIDGQSRRIGMGHTPVKGAVEKSIVDTPFGKAEQSKAYFEKDGFGLELHIRKLQDIKAYTIQGYFHNKSNKNVDLRVFDLFDTERGFAGTVDLSKPEQWLITPLMEHKHAETLDKLNTRYKEVALAYNTENGKSFLVGPVGPADAHCNVNIRKGNLFNTVRMDEVLVEPGEVRNSEEMIFLYEDDKDTSIDIWTKWVAITHNAKLDRDPVYGWCSWYDRTTKIDEAHVMNVTKTIKENPNTFGRGIVQIDDGYQKMDGDWSANEKFPSGMAKVAEEIRAIGATPGVWFAPLMINPEHPWAKENPEALQTNAKGIETFMNPNSFHPDGAKWINPTHPKSKEFLFNIIKDARERGFGYIKIDFNGIGQNYVDPKLTRLQTFRQLYTLYREAAGDDMYILSCLGQPTRGVIGFIDAARVGPDSHPAHFDHCLESVLRFQIYHKVWWNNDADVSYLESKLPSRRVGHTHQEGMWQTWHNSVALTGGTAMISEPIDAEDVKEVWRNYEIMRPGVIEETKLLTLGKSADNTVFGFHAERTFGNFGVYNLYNVDKENRNDVSIDLVEAGLPKDTKCAVYDFWKNEVVGYATNTYTAKDLQTNSSQMVRFTPLVEGKTQVLGSNLHLSMGANEIKNMVVKGSSIKVELSDHGAQNGDIIFYSEKGIQANNSKNCEIEKVESLGNNLWRVSLSNRKWNEKQSFSLKQVAL comes from the coding sequence ATGAAGAGAAACAAAATACTTTTTGTCGTACTACTTAGTATGCTGCCTATAGTTTCTATTTTTGCACAAGAAGAAATGCAAAAATTCTTCCGTACTTCTACCGTTGTTTATGATATAGACGGTCAGAGTAGAAGAATCGGTATGGGTCATACTCCTGTAAAAGGAGCAGTAGAAAAATCTATTGTGGATACTCCTTTTGGTAAAGCAGAACAATCAAAAGCTTATTTCGAAAAGGATGGCTTTGGATTGGAGTTACATATCAGAAAGCTTCAAGATATTAAAGCTTATACTATTCAAGGTTACTTCCATAACAAGAGTAATAAAAATGTAGACCTTAGAGTATTCGATTTATTCGATACTGAAAGAGGTTTTGCCGGAACAGTAGATTTATCTAAGCCAGAACAATGGTTAATCACTCCATTAATGGAGCATAAGCATGCGGAGACTTTAGACAAGTTAAACACGCGTTATAAAGAGGTGGCTTTGGCTTACAATACAGAAAATGGGAAGTCATTTTTAGTAGGCCCAGTTGGACCAGCAGACGCACATTGTAATGTGAACATTAGAAAAGGAAACTTGTTCAATACAGTTCGTATGGATGAAGTATTGGTAGAGCCAGGTGAGGTTAGAAATAGTGAAGAAATGATCTTCTTATACGAAGATGATAAAGATACAAGTATTGATATTTGGACAAAGTGGGTAGCGATTACACACAATGCTAAATTAGACAGAGATCCTGTTTACGGATGGTGTAGCTGGTACGATAGAACCACTAAAATTGATGAAGCACACGTAATGAACGTGACGAAAACAATTAAAGAGAATCCAAATACATTCGGAAGAGGAATTGTGCAAATCGACGATGGTTATCAAAAAATGGATGGCGATTGGTCAGCAAACGAAAAATTCCCTTCAGGTATGGCAAAAGTGGCTGAAGAAATTAGAGCAATTGGTGCTACTCCAGGCGTGTGGTTCGCTCCTTTGATGATCAACCCAGAACATCCTTGGGCAAAAGAAAATCCTGAAGCATTACAGACAAATGCAAAAGGTATTGAGACGTTTATGAACCCTAACTCTTTCCACCCAGATGGTGCAAAGTGGATTAACCCAACGCATCCAAAATCGAAAGAATTTTTATTCAACATCATTAAAGATGCTAGAGAGAGAGGTTTTGGTTATATTAAAATTGACTTCAACGGTATTGGTCAAAATTATGTAGATCCAAAGTTAACGAGATTACAAACATTCAGACAACTGTATACTTTGTATAGAGAAGCAGCTGGAGACGATATGTATATCCTTTCTTGTCTTGGTCAACCAACAAGAGGTGTAATTGGTTTTATCGATGCAGCACGTGTTGGTCCTGACTCTCACCCAGCACATTTCGATCACTGTTTAGAATCTGTATTGAGATTCCAAATCTATCATAAAGTATGGTGGAATAACGATGCCGATGTTTCTTACTTAGAATCAAAACTTCCTTCGCGAAGAGTAGGTCATACTCACCAAGAAGGAATGTGGCAAACATGGCACAACTCTGTAGCACTAACAGGTGGTACGGCTATGATTTCTGAACCAATCGACGCGGAAGATGTAAAAGAAGTGTGGAGAAACTACGAAATCATGCGACCAGGTGTGATCGAAGAAACAAAACTTTTAACACTAGGAAAGTCTGCTGATAACACTGTGTTTGGTTTTCATGCAGAAAGAACATTTGGTAACTTCGGAGTATATAATCTATACAATGTGGATAAAGAAAATAGAAACGATGTATCTATCGATTTGGTAGAAGCAGGTTTACCAAAAGATACAAAATGTGCCGTGTACGACTTCTGGAAAAACGAAGTAGTAGGTTATGCAACGAACACATATACGGCAAAAGATCTTCAGACCAACTCTTCTCAGATGGTGAGATTTACACCACTTGTTGAGGGGAAGACACAAGTATTAGGTTCGAACTTACACCTTTCAATGGGGGCAAACGAAATCAAAAACATGGTCGTGAAAGGGTCTAGTATTAAAGTGGAACTAAGCGATCATGGTGCACAAAATGGCGATATCATTTTCTACTCAGAAAAAGGGATTCAGGCCAACAACTCTAAGAATTGTGAGATCGAGAAGGTGGAAAGCTTGGGTAACAATCTTTGGAGAGTGTCATTATCAAATAGAAAGTGGAACGAAAAACAATCTTTCTCTTTGAAACAAGTAGCATTATAG
- a CDS encoding arylsulfatase, whose translation MKCNYTIFFYFISSFLFFQSCVKIIEKDDLKRPNIIVVITDDQGYGDMGHTGNSIIKTPAIDSFSKQSINLTNYHVSTTCAPTRSAMMTGRNPNRVGVWHTIMGASMLNGDEQTLPEVLKDAGYKTGMFGKWHLGDNHPFRPHDKGFDRALYHGGGGIGQTPDYWNNNYFDDTYFRNEEPEKHEGYCTDVWFEEAIKFIENSKDEPFFTYISLNAPHGPYNVPKEYYDLYADETELLESQKRFYGMITNIDDNFKTLLDKLDELKISDNTIVLFTTDNGTANGFKKDPKTKKVYGYNAGMRGTKASHYDGGHRVPMIIRWPNGALDGGKTLSELTSHVDLLPTLTSLAKVPFTPKKELDGVDISQYLQNENKPEERMIIVDTQRLSWPKKGKQSCVMQGDWRLIDGKDLYNLKTDPGQENNIADQHQERVEKMNAFYTTWWDKMIQETKYSVIDLGIDKVDVITCHDAHTDDDNYPPWNQKLIRDGKLMKPAKFLVNFTKKGKYKIGLSRWPEESGLLLNAELNDDYPKTKYVDARVKGKSLEFEKAFIKIGNKVSEASVDNTLTSTDITVDVEEGQTDLTAWFTTKDGEETNAFYLYVSKVEEESLM comes from the coding sequence ATGAAATGTAACTACACAATCTTCTTTTATTTCATCAGTTCGTTTCTCTTTTTCCAATCTTGTGTGAAAATAATAGAGAAGGATGATTTAAAAAGACCCAACATTATCGTGGTCATTACCGATGACCAAGGGTATGGTGATATGGGGCATACAGGCAATTCGATTATTAAAACACCTGCAATCGACTCCTTTTCCAAACAAAGTATCAACCTCACTAATTATCACGTTTCGACAACATGTGCACCGACTAGATCGGCCATGATGACTGGAAGAAACCCTAACCGTGTGGGTGTTTGGCACACCATAATGGGGGCGTCTATGTTAAACGGTGATGAACAAACTTTACCAGAGGTATTGAAAGACGCAGGATACAAAACGGGAATGTTTGGTAAATGGCATTTAGGTGATAATCATCCGTTTCGACCTCATGATAAAGGTTTTGATAGGGCACTTTACCATGGTGGTGGCGGAATCGGACAAACGCCAGATTATTGGAACAATAATTACTTCGACGACACTTACTTCAGAAATGAAGAACCAGAAAAACACGAGGGCTATTGCACTGATGTTTGGTTTGAGGAAGCCATCAAATTTATTGAAAACTCTAAAGATGAACCATTCTTTACCTACATCAGTTTAAATGCACCTCACGGTCCCTATAATGTACCAAAGGAATATTACGATCTATATGCTGATGAAACTGAATTGCTAGAAAGTCAAAAACGATTTTATGGTATGATTACCAATATCGACGATAACTTTAAGACATTATTGGATAAACTAGACGAGCTAAAAATCTCAGACAATACTATTGTTTTATTTACTACGGATAATGGTACTGCCAATGGATTTAAAAAAGATCCAAAAACCAAGAAAGTATACGGTTATAATGCTGGGATGAGAGGAACAAAAGCAAGTCATTATGATGGTGGACATAGAGTTCCAATGATTATTCGTTGGCCTAACGGAGCACTTGATGGTGGAAAAACATTGTCTGAATTAACATCACATGTTGATTTACTACCCACATTAACGAGCTTGGCCAAGGTTCCTTTCACTCCTAAAAAAGAGTTGGATGGAGTGGATATCAGCCAATACCTTCAAAACGAAAACAAGCCAGAAGAACGTATGATTATAGTGGACACTCAACGCTTATCCTGGCCAAAAAAAGGAAAACAAAGCTGTGTGATGCAAGGCGATTGGCGTTTGATTGATGGTAAAGATCTCTATAACTTAAAAACAGATCCTGGTCAAGAAAATAATATAGCCGATCAACATCAAGAAAGAGTGGAGAAAATGAATGCTTTCTACACTACTTGGTGGGACAAGATGATTCAGGAAACAAAATATTCAGTCATTGATTTGGGTATCGATAAAGTAGATGTCATCACTTGTCACGATGCTCATACAGATGATGATAATTACCCGCCTTGGAATCAAAAACTTATCCGAGATGGTAAACTGATGAAACCTGCTAAATTCCTTGTAAACTTCACCAAAAAAGGAAAATATAAGATTGGTTTAAGTCGTTGGCCTGAAGAAAGTGGACTTCTACTAAATGCCGAATTAAATGATGATTATCCGAAAACAAAGTATGTGGATGCTAGAGTAAAAGGAAAGTCATTGGAGTTCGAAAAAGCGTTTATCAAAATTGGAAACAAGGTATCCGAAGCATCGGTTGACAATACTTTAACCTCCACAGACATTACTGTTGATGTTGAGGAAGGACAGACAGATTTAACAGCTTGGTTTACCACAAAAGATGGTGAAGAAACCAATGCGTTTTATTTGTATGTGTCAAAGGTTGAGGAGGAGAGTTTGATGTAA
- a CDS encoding alpha/beta hydrolase family protein: MKTYLSKCWVLLFTIVGFQFTSYAQQSAQSIWENYDPKAEPINAQVLKTWENDKGKFEYVVYDIGKLEGDNKSASPKVAAYYGYPKDAKNVPAIVHIHGGGQRAELSRVETWVKLGYACISINWGEKPLEDGLQNTDWDDLPVGFLGKDKGLGFHNTVTPTEKTLYKEPNAYNSSWVEISISARRAITFLEERAEVDPNRIGLEGHSMGGFATVMTANDPRIKAAAPSVGGSGYLHQDMWGLPKSKRHMRTDLELFQKTIASQSSWPLIKTPILFLGSTNDFNSPTELVVKGMSLLPKSTENILVLAPHLNHRFTKEAHAARFLWMDAHVKGTFTFPKKSASELKLKTKNNIPVFTVVPDQSSGLPIEKVEIFYGYSRDPRNRFWHSAEVKQKKNKYYAECPVFDDKEPLYAFANITYKIDHMIPAHPGKDETNLFTVSSEYQMAYPDELQSAKVKATARRYAIIDDFSNGMQDWYTLFRNNHHHWFFGTRKLFDPCFMGPKGGKLKIQLETNAEDNQLAVGIETNTWQNYTGRRKENYYAVVTLKDKGINTLELSPEDFVTNNGKPLKDWDEVTELTLSPAFNLHNKMKADERWKGDTPTMKSMKWIGGDFTKWRRIYPHEKRDDADVQKVISFDNEFQQAIDKSVELEDKDKGSK; this comes from the coding sequence ATGAAAACGTATCTTTCAAAGTGTTGGGTATTGCTATTCACTATTGTAGGATTTCAATTCACTTCCTACGCACAACAATCTGCACAAAGTATCTGGGAAAACTACGATCCAAAAGCCGAACCTATTAATGCTCAGGTTTTAAAAACTTGGGAAAACGATAAAGGAAAATTTGAATATGTGGTCTATGATATTGGTAAATTAGAAGGCGATAATAAATCGGCTTCACCTAAAGTGGCCGCATATTATGGTTACCCAAAAGATGCTAAAAATGTTCCAGCCATTGTACATATTCATGGTGGTGGTCAGAGAGCTGAATTATCTCGTGTAGAAACTTGGGTGAAATTAGGTTACGCATGTATTAGTATTAATTGGGGTGAAAAACCGTTAGAAGATGGTCTTCAGAATACGGATTGGGACGATTTACCTGTTGGCTTTTTAGGAAAAGATAAAGGGTTAGGTTTCCATAATACGGTCACACCAACAGAAAAAACATTATATAAAGAACCGAATGCCTATAACAGCAGTTGGGTAGAAATTTCAATAAGTGCAAGAAGAGCTATTACATTCTTGGAAGAAAGAGCAGAAGTAGATCCAAACCGTATAGGATTAGAAGGCCATTCTATGGGCGGTTTTGCAACGGTAATGACAGCCAATGATCCTCGTATTAAAGCCGCAGCTCCATCGGTTGGTGGATCGGGTTATTTACATCAAGATATGTGGGGTTTGCCTAAAAGTAAACGACACATGAGGACAGATTTAGAGTTATTTCAAAAAACAATTGCTTCTCAGTCATCTTGGCCCTTGATCAAAACACCAATTTTGTTTCTAGGCTCAACTAACGATTTTAATTCGCCTACAGAATTGGTCGTGAAAGGAATGTCGTTATTACCAAAATCCACAGAAAATATTTTGGTTTTGGCACCTCATTTAAATCATAGATTTACCAAAGAAGCACATGCTGCTCGTTTCCTTTGGATGGACGCTCATGTGAAAGGTACTTTTACTTTTCCTAAAAAATCAGCTTCAGAATTAAAGCTGAAGACCAAAAATAATATCCCAGTATTTACAGTAGTACCTGATCAATCATCAGGATTACCTATTGAAAAAGTGGAGATTTTCTATGGATACAGTAGAGATCCAAGAAATCGTTTTTGGCATTCTGCTGAAGTGAAACAAAAGAAAAACAAGTATTATGCAGAGTGCCCAGTATTTGATGATAAAGAGCCGTTGTATGCCTTTGCCAACATCACTTACAAAATAGACCACATGATACCTGCCCATCCAGGAAAAGACGAGACCAATTTATTCACGGTTTCATCGGAATATCAAATGGCCTATCCGGATGAACTTCAATCGGCTAAAGTAAAAGCAACAGCCAGAAGATATGCTATTATCGACGATTTTTCTAACGGTATGCAAGACTGGTATACGCTATTTAGAAATAACCATCACCATTGGTTCTTTGGAACTCGTAAGCTTTTCGATCCATGTTTTATGGGACCAAAAGGTGGAAAGCTTAAAATTCAATTGGAAACAAATGCAGAGGATAATCAACTTGCTGTAGGCATTGAAACGAACACCTGGCAAAATTATACTGGCAGAAGAAAAGAGAATTATTATGCAGTAGTTACTTTAAAGGACAAAGGGATCAATACATTAGAACTTTCTCCAGAGGACTTTGTAACGAATAATGGCAAACCTTTAAAAGATTGGGACGAGGTAACAGAATTAACATTATCACCAGCATTTAATCTTCATAATAAAATGAAGGCAGATGAACGCTGGAAAGGGGATACACCAACGATGAAATCCATGAAATGGATTGGGGGTGATTTTACCAAATGGAGAAGAATTTACCCTCATGAAAAGAGAGACGATGCCGATGTGCAAAAAGTAATTAGCTTCGATAACGAATTCCAACAGGCTATTGACAAATCTGTTGAGTTGGAGGATAAGGATAAAGGTTCGAAGTGA
- a CDS encoding NPCBM/NEW2 domain-containing protein, which produces MKKNLKIFAAASMMMLSTAAIAQTEQAEEVKIMEGNRVYVTKNDQAFGSKSYWRINMDKAVGGEALSMKGEKYEKGLGVHAPSKLVFDVPRKAQYFYVVPGPDDAHNGKITMSIKVDGEEVFTTGQISSKTKKYTPTLQQIDVAGAKQIELIVEEGADNGGDHADWVEAFFVEGKKEFKLKNPNYGAYTEDESLVYLTKEMATTNDSYWRVMNNEGVDGGFISISGNQFRKGLGVHSTSTMVFPVKDNYVNFVVTPGANDSNGGKIRMIIKIDGEEVYNSGTINSRKQTVEEQSFNVKGKKTITLICEDADDNQGGDHGSWGDARFTTKADSK; this is translated from the coding sequence ATGAAAAAGAATTTGAAAATTTTCGCAGCAGCTTCAATGATGATGTTGTCAACTGCTGCAATAGCACAAACTGAACAAGCAGAAGAAGTAAAAATCATGGAAGGTAATAGAGTGTATGTTACTAAAAATGATCAAGCATTTGGAAGTAAATCTTATTGGAGAATTAACATGGATAAAGCTGTCGGTGGAGAAGCATTATCTATGAAAGGTGAAAAATATGAGAAAGGTTTAGGCGTGCACGCTCCATCAAAATTAGTATTTGATGTACCTAGAAAAGCACAATATTTCTATGTTGTTCCTGGTCCTGATGACGCACACAATGGAAAAATTACAATGTCTATAAAAGTAGACGGAGAAGAAGTATTTACTACTGGACAAATTTCTAGTAAGACTAAAAAATATACACCAACATTACAACAAATTGATGTAGCGGGAGCTAAACAAATTGAACTAATTGTTGAGGAAGGTGCTGATAATGGTGGTGATCACGCCGATTGGGTAGAGGCATTTTTCGTCGAGGGTAAGAAAGAATTTAAATTGAAAAACCCTAACTATGGTGCATATACAGAAGACGAGTCTTTGGTATATCTTACAAAAGAAATGGCTACGACTAACGATTCTTACTGGAGAGTAATGAACAACGAAGGTGTAGACGGTGGTTTCATCAGCATTAGTGGAAATCAATTTAGAAAAGGTTTGGGTGTTCATTCCACTTCAACAATGGTTTTCCCTGTGAAAGACAATTATGTAAACTTTGTGGTTACGCCAGGTGCTAACGATTCTAATGGTGGTAAAATTAGAATGATCATTAAAATTGATGGTGAGGAAGTTTACAACAGTGGAACGATCAATAGTAGAAAGCAAACTGTTGAAGAGCAGAGCTTTAACGTTAAGGGTAAGAAAACTATTACACTTATCTGTGAAGATGCTGATGATAACCAAGGTGGTGATCATGGTAGCTGGGGCGATGCTCGCTTTACTACAAAAGCAGATTCTAAGTAA
- a CDS encoding FUSC family protein yields MIEKLLEEFRLLFAFKSSNNKWQKPLLTTISIGLPLLLGLYYGNLQFGLTACLSGLVIIYLPETGSYTNRILTLLVCSFGFIASSAFGYFFSFHPVVSIIAFGLFTVVVHWVNLFYKTSPPKSFFFILIAAMSICQPFDIASIPLKVGLMTLGTMLTCMFALLYLLYLSIKDPKANQDKIVPIFKPNPYADVWETIIFGGLMSTSLGIGYYLQLDNPYWIPISCAAVMQGVSLHHVRQRMIQRILGTFVGIGFTWCLFHFIDYSPITICISIIILQLVIEMLVVRQYALAVVFITPFTILLNEVANPLFHSTNTLIVLRFEEIVIGSILGAIGGWLTYKEKIRHKSINKIEGLMKI; encoded by the coding sequence ATGATAGAAAAATTATTGGAGGAGTTTCGACTCCTTTTTGCCTTTAAATCATCAAATAATAAATGGCAAAAACCTTTATTAACCACCATAAGTATAGGATTGCCCCTTTTATTAGGTTTATATTATGGGAATCTTCAATTCGGACTAACAGCATGTTTAAGTGGGTTGGTAATAATTTATCTTCCTGAAACAGGATCATATACCAATAGAATTTTAACTCTTTTGGTTTGTTCATTTGGCTTTATTGCCTCATCTGCATTTGGTTATTTTTTTAGTTTTCATCCAGTTGTTTCGATCATAGCATTTGGACTATTTACAGTGGTTGTTCATTGGGTTAATCTATTTTATAAAACTTCACCACCTAAGAGCTTTTTCTTTATATTAATAGCAGCAATGTCTATTTGTCAGCCCTTTGATATCGCATCTATTCCTTTAAAGGTGGGATTGATGACTTTAGGAACTATGTTAACCTGTATGTTCGCATTACTTTATTTACTTTATCTCTCGATTAAAGATCCAAAAGCTAATCAAGATAAAATAGTTCCTATTTTTAAACCTAATCCGTATGCAGATGTTTGGGAAACTATCATTTTTGGTGGATTAATGTCTACATCTTTAGGGATTGGTTATTACTTACAGTTAGATAATCCTTATTGGATTCCTATTTCATGTGCAGCGGTAATGCAAGGAGTTTCATTACATCACGTAAGGCAAAGAATGATACAAAGAATCTTAGGAACATTTGTGGGAATAGGATTCACTTGGTGCTTATTTCATTTTATCGATTACTCTCCCATAACAATTTGCATTTCAATAATTATCCTTCAATTAGTTATTGAAATGTTGGTGGTGAGACAATATGCATTAGCAGTTGTGTTCATTACACCGTTTACCATCTTATTAAATGAAGTAGCAAATCCACTTTTTCATAGTACCAATACATTAATTGTGCTTCGATTTGAAGAAATCGTAATAGGGAGTATACTTGGAGCAATTGGAGGATGGTTAACATACAAAGAGAAGATTCGACATAAATCCATTAATAAGATTGAAGGGTTGATGAAAATTTAA